The following proteins are co-located in the Phycisphaerales bacterium genome:
- the recR gene encoding recombination mediator RecR, which produces MAKRPSSTNGAEPAPLKRGMAYPKAVDRLIAEFARLPGIGRRTAERLAFYILKSDEPTALGLSQAIIDVKKTVRHCETCYNLSDASTCDICRDENRDRTLVLVVEQPKDLIALEQTGMYRGLYHVLMGRLSPLEGIGPDELTIPRLMERLAHPEANPGGTAISEVILGLNPTIEGDGTGLYLSEQLRERGVKVSRLARGLPTGSQLEYANKAVLADAIQGRQKVE; this is translated from the coding sequence GTGGCCAAGCGCCCTTCCAGCACGAATGGAGCCGAGCCCGCGCCGCTGAAGCGCGGGATGGCGTACCCCAAGGCCGTGGATCGGCTGATCGCGGAGTTCGCGCGCCTGCCGGGGATCGGGCGTCGCACGGCGGAGCGGCTGGCGTTCTACATCCTCAAGAGCGACGAGCCGACGGCGCTGGGGCTGTCGCAGGCGATCATCGACGTCAAGAAGACGGTGCGGCATTGCGAGACGTGCTACAACCTGTCCGACGCGAGCACGTGCGACATCTGCCGCGATGAGAACCGCGACCGCACGCTGGTGCTGGTGGTGGAGCAGCCCAAGGACCTGATCGCGCTGGAGCAGACGGGCATGTACCGCGGGCTGTACCACGTGCTGATGGGGCGGCTGAGCCCTCTTGAGGGGATCGGGCCCGACGAGCTGACCATCCCGCGGCTCATGGAGCGGCTGGCGCACCCGGAGGCGAACCCGGGCGGCACCGCCATAAGCGAAGTGATCCTGGGCCTCAACCCGACAATAGAGGGGGACGGCACGGGCCTGTACCTGTCGGAGCAGCTGCGCGAGAGGGGCGTGAAGGTGAGCCGCCTGGCGCGTGGGCTGCCGACGGGCTCGCAGCTGGAATACGCGAACAAGGCCGTGCTGGCGGATGCGATCCAGGGGCGGCAGAAGGTAGAGTGA
- a CDS encoding glycosyltransferase family 39 protein: MPEISVGKPPLWQRAWFQLTLVLVVAACIYWPMLGSSGFAFSEGQRVFPGWAFAREGDWWMPRLLDQPYLRKPPGMPWAVGAFALLFGESEYSARAVSALAVTLGGILAFAFARRWFGGVWGLIAGLAFLLTPLYWYPGRSAEIEALHNLFVQLAMLSAIDIIVNRPRTRASLLWAIPFALGLAGMATVKGPAALPALIGALTGACIAARSARGLVTGHLITGFLIALAFLAFVAGRILERSADLPEAPVLQGAEQFLWKPGRRLEVLILPASALLAALPWSAPLLLALARPQDRDTREHTLGRAVSFSVLAALAIYTVIGVYNNRYTMPITTLLPIVTAYAGWRLSRHDLPAWGQRVARHSLMHRPWVWGLALLMAALTSLVYTEHRRDVRTSGRDTGERLGELLPDGALLTGDLLMDHRPEVAWYARERAAKLRKSITVRWTPAHKNGQGQFPLPPPGSFIALLELPLDPDQPSELEQWHAAGMLAGLQQVHIDAAHKFVFRVYRVLPMERLVAKP, from the coding sequence ATGCCCGAAATCAGTGTGGGAAAGCCGCCACTTTGGCAGAGAGCCTGGTTCCAGCTCACGCTCGTGCTGGTTGTGGCAGCCTGCATCTACTGGCCCATGCTGGGCTCCTCGGGCTTTGCCTTCAGCGAGGGCCAGCGCGTATTCCCCGGCTGGGCCTTCGCCCGCGAGGGCGACTGGTGGATGCCGCGCCTGCTCGACCAGCCCTACCTCCGCAAGCCGCCGGGCATGCCCTGGGCCGTGGGCGCGTTCGCGCTGCTCTTTGGCGAGAGCGAGTACTCCGCCCGCGCGGTCTCCGCCCTCGCGGTCACGCTCGGCGGCATACTCGCCTTCGCCTTCGCCCGCCGCTGGTTCGGCGGCGTGTGGGGGCTGATCGCCGGCCTCGCGTTCCTGCTTACGCCGCTGTACTGGTACCCCGGCCGCAGCGCCGAGATCGAGGCCCTGCACAACCTCTTCGTGCAGCTGGCCATGCTCAGCGCCATCGACATCATCGTGAACCGGCCGCGCACGCGCGCCTCGCTCCTCTGGGCCATCCCCTTCGCGCTGGGCCTCGCGGGCATGGCCACCGTCAAAGGTCCCGCCGCGCTCCCTGCCCTCATCGGCGCCCTCACCGGCGCCTGCATCGCCGCCCGCTCCGCCCGCGGCCTCGTCACCGGCCACCTTATCACCGGCTTCCTGATCGCCCTCGCATTCCTCGCCTTCGTCGCCGGCCGCATCCTCGAGCGCAGCGCGGACCTCCCCGAAGCCCCAGTCCTCCAGGGCGCCGAGCAGTTCCTGTGGAAACCCGGCCGCCGCCTCGAGGTCCTCATCCTCCCCGCCTCGGCCCTGCTGGCCGCGCTCCCCTGGTCCGCCCCGCTGCTGCTCGCCCTCGCGCGCCCTCAGGACCGCGACACCCGTGAGCACACCCTCGGTCGCGCCGTCAGCTTCTCCGTGCTCGCCGCGCTCGCCATCTACACCGTTATCGGCGTGTACAACAACCGCTACACCATGCCGATCACCACTCTCCTCCCCATCGTCACCGCCTACGCGGGCTGGCGCCTCTCGCGCCACGATCTCCCCGCGTGGGGCCAGCGCGTGGCGCGCCACTCGCTCATGCACCGCCCGTGGGTGTGGGGCCTCGCCCTCCTCATGGCCGCGCTCACCAGCCTCGTCTACACCGAGCACCGGCGCGACGTCCGCACCAGCGGTCGCGACACCGGCGAGCGCCTGGGCGAGCTCCTGCCCGATGGCGCGCTCCTCACCGGCGACCTCCTCATGGACCACCGCCCCGAGGTTGCCTGGTACGCCCGCGAACGCGCGGCCAAGCTCCGCAAGTCCATCACCGTGCGCTGGACTCCCGCGCACAAGAACGGTCAGGGCCAGTTCCCCCTCCCGCCCCCCGGCAGCTTCATCGCCCTGCTGGAGCTTCCCCTTGACCCTGACCAGCCCAGCGAACTGGAACAGTGGCACGCGGCCGGCATGCTCGCCGGCCTCCAGCAGGTCCACATCGACGCCGCCCACAAGTTCGTCTTCCGCGTCTACCGCGTCCTTCCCATGGAGCGGCTGGTCGCGAAACCCTGA
- a CDS encoding RNA-binding protein, with protein sequence MKNIYVGNLPYSTTESELEQLFSQHGQVSRASVVIDRETGRSRGFGFVEMPDDAQGDAAINAMNGYDMGGRKLVVNEAKPREARGGGFGGGGGGYRGGGGGGYGGGGGRRGGGGGW encoded by the coding sequence ATGAAGAACATTTACGTTGGCAATCTCCCGTACTCGACGACGGAATCGGAGCTCGAGCAGCTGTTCAGCCAGCACGGGCAGGTGTCCCGTGCCTCGGTCGTCATCGACCGCGAAACCGGGCGCAGCCGCGGCTTCGGGTTCGTCGAGATGCCCGATGACGCCCAGGGCGACGCGGCCATCAACGCGATGAACGGCTACGACATGGGCGGGCGCAAGCTCGTCGTCAATGAGGCCAAGCCCCGCGAGGCCCGCGGCGGCGGGTTCGGTGGTGGTGGCGGTGGCTACCGCGGCGGCGGTGGTGGGGGCTATGGCGGCGGTGGTGGGCGTCGCGGGGGCGGAGGCGGCTGGTAA
- a CDS encoding PKD domain-containing protein: MLRAVTSVTLGASAVVLAALAGGAQAQLRVANWNISFYDGTDRAAAIQTAVYGVFNGKSMAPDVFSVQEVSTAGALSTLVNVLNSAPGSPGDWAAAPFIDGPDSESVLLYRTSKVDLLNTEVIALGSTASTNQPRNTYRYDLRAKGYTTTSATFAVYSVHMKAGDTSSDNARRLVESTNIRDNASGMDTNGAGTALPAGYHYILAGDMNMQNAGQSSYQELISGVGGNAGRFYDPICRPGIYYTPGSGTDAGNWNNNAAFQMIHTQDPATSAGMDDRHDQILLGGSLVDGVGMDYIGNPTQRWNLNTFADPNHSYRCWGNDGTTFNAMLRTTGNAHVGATIAQALIDAATTSGGHLPVFLDLRVPAKVSTPVSVNFGTVVQGSTAQQSVSIGNGGNTALWTANGIASLSYTLTASGGFTAPGGTFNDAPGGGLNAHTVSMNTATVGPKNGTITINATGADVPSVVVNVTGTVIAANQPPVANAGADQTVTDTDNSGSETVTLDGSASNDPDGTITDYRWSEGATVLAQGPSPTASVPLGVGVHTITLTVTDNSSATHSDTVVVTVEAGATCGPQDFNGDGDSGTDQDIEAFFACLGGNCCPACWPAGADFNGDGDIGTDQDIEAFFRVLGGSPC; encoded by the coding sequence ATGCTGAGGGCGGTGACGTCCGTGACGCTGGGGGCGTCGGCTGTCGTGTTGGCGGCGCTGGCCGGGGGTGCGCAGGCGCAGCTGCGGGTGGCGAACTGGAACATCTCGTTCTACGACGGCACGGACCGGGCGGCGGCGATCCAGACCGCGGTGTACGGCGTGTTCAACGGCAAGAGCATGGCGCCCGATGTGTTCTCGGTGCAGGAGGTGAGCACGGCGGGGGCGCTCAGCACGCTGGTGAACGTGCTGAACAGCGCGCCGGGGAGCCCCGGGGACTGGGCCGCGGCGCCGTTTATTGATGGGCCCGACAGCGAGAGCGTGCTGCTGTACCGCACGAGCAAGGTGGACCTGCTGAACACCGAGGTGATCGCGCTGGGGAGCACGGCGAGCACGAACCAGCCGCGGAACACGTACCGGTACGACCTGCGGGCAAAGGGGTACACGACGACCAGCGCGACGTTCGCGGTGTACAGCGTGCACATGAAGGCGGGGGACACCAGCAGCGACAACGCGCGCCGGCTGGTGGAGAGCACGAACATCCGTGACAACGCCTCGGGGATGGACACCAACGGGGCGGGCACGGCGCTGCCGGCGGGGTACCACTACATCCTCGCGGGCGACATGAACATGCAGAACGCGGGGCAGAGCAGCTACCAGGAGCTGATCTCGGGGGTGGGGGGCAACGCGGGGCGGTTCTATGACCCGATCTGCCGGCCGGGGATTTATTACACGCCGGGCAGCGGCACGGACGCGGGCAACTGGAACAACAACGCCGCGTTCCAGATGATCCACACGCAGGACCCGGCGACGAGCGCGGGGATGGACGACCGGCACGACCAGATCCTGCTGGGCGGGAGCCTGGTGGACGGCGTGGGGATGGACTACATCGGCAACCCGACGCAGCGGTGGAACCTCAACACCTTCGCGGACCCGAATCATTCGTACCGCTGCTGGGGCAACGACGGCACGACGTTCAACGCGATGCTGCGGACCACGGGCAATGCGCACGTGGGGGCCACGATCGCGCAGGCGCTGATCGACGCGGCGACAACGAGCGGCGGGCACCTGCCGGTGTTCCTGGACCTGCGGGTGCCGGCCAAGGTGAGCACGCCGGTGAGCGTGAACTTCGGCACGGTGGTGCAGGGCTCGACGGCCCAGCAGAGCGTGAGCATCGGAAATGGGGGGAACACGGCCCTGTGGACGGCGAACGGGATCGCGAGCCTGTCGTACACGCTGACGGCCTCGGGCGGGTTCACCGCGCCGGGCGGGACGTTCAACGACGCGCCGGGCGGCGGGCTGAACGCGCACACGGTTTCGATGAATACGGCGACGGTGGGGCCCAAGAACGGCACCATCACCATCAACGCGACGGGCGCGGATGTACCGAGCGTGGTAGTCAACGTGACGGGCACGGTCATCGCGGCCAATCAGCCGCCAGTTGCCAACGCGGGTGCGGACCAGACGGTCACTGACACCGACAACAGCGGCAGCGAGACCGTCACGCTCGACGGCTCGGCGAGCAACGACCCCGACGGAACGATCACGGACTACCGCTGGAGCGAGGGCGCGACGGTGCTGGCGCAGGGGCCCTCGCCGACGGCCAGCGTGCCGCTGGGGGTGGGGGTGCACACCATCACGCTGACGGTCACCGACAACAGCAGCGCGACCCACAGCGACACGGTGGTGGTGACGGTGGAGGCGGGGGCGACCTGCGGGCCGCAGGACTTCAACGGCGACGGCGACAGCGGCACGGACCAGGACATCGAGGCGTTCTTCGCGTGCCTGGGCGGGAACTGCTGCCCGGCGTGCTGGCCCGCGGGGGCTGACTTCAACGGGGATGGCGATATCGGGACGGATCAGGACATCGAGGCGTTCTTCAGGGTGCTGGGCGGGAGCCCGTGCTGA
- a CDS encoding trypsin-like peptidase domain-containing protein translates to MNRRANKGPAAGMLLGVAITLSTLSGLAGTAAADGLPSIPSRTATIGIDTGAVKAKGDQNETAILFSTPVTVAGAKWVRLKFGEVKLAGDAAANGATIRITSKLDGGVQFLNGESLKQWGNTSAYFNGDTVTVELIGFPGTGESRLVIESATAGEGLTYADRTLCGSDQREPSSDASVARLMPMGCSAFMINDANRMFLSAGHCNVNSQTVVQFNVPPSNPDGTLVMPAPQDQYPVDPASVQTRDTAIGSDWAYFGVFPNSNTHMTPVQAQGENLALAAVVPNAGGQVRVTGYGLVTNPIPLSRNQTQQTGTGAYVSRTGSVLGYEVDTTGGNSGSPIIDVVSGRVIGIHTNGGCEGPGTNNEGTSLDNPDLRFALANPRGVCASGTTPPGGGPGDGAIFAAGDASNNFGAFSAGGAFAAVAQTMPNMQGMAYDPAQERFIAVDSSRNVYSITPDGEVTLNGTLAGTTQVISGLAYNAGAQSCYGIAQATGQLFQVHLRVRLVQGLGPARGGNVGGIDFDPTRNALFGVDDASGGTRLVRISVVDGSQTVVGPLGVNATDCNGLAFNPNDQRLYTVDAPTGRLLSINPDTGAASVVGTSNGVFGAAYGMAAREVQVSNCTADFNHDGDTGTDQDIEAFFATLGGNPCPTCGSVDMDGDGDVGTDQDIEAFFRVLGGHSC, encoded by the coding sequence ATGAACCGACGGGCCAACAAGGGCCCGGCAGCTGGGATGCTGCTGGGTGTCGCTATCACTCTGTCCACGCTTTCCGGTCTGGCCGGCACGGCCGCGGCCGACGGGCTGCCGAGTATTCCGTCCCGCACGGCGACGATCGGCATCGACACCGGGGCGGTGAAGGCCAAGGGCGACCAGAACGAGACCGCGATCCTGTTCTCCACCCCTGTCACGGTGGCGGGGGCCAAGTGGGTGCGGCTGAAGTTCGGCGAGGTGAAGCTGGCGGGCGACGCCGCGGCCAACGGGGCGACGATCCGCATCACGAGCAAGCTGGACGGGGGGGTGCAGTTCCTCAACGGCGAGAGCCTGAAGCAGTGGGGCAACACCAGCGCGTACTTCAACGGCGACACGGTGACGGTGGAGCTGATCGGGTTCCCCGGCACGGGCGAGAGCCGCCTGGTAATCGAGTCGGCCACGGCGGGCGAGGGGCTGACCTACGCCGACCGCACGCTGTGCGGGAGCGACCAGCGCGAGCCCTCGAGCGACGCGTCGGTGGCGCGGCTGATGCCGATGGGCTGCTCGGCGTTCATGATCAACGACGCCAACCGCATGTTCCTGTCGGCGGGGCACTGCAACGTGAACAGCCAGACGGTGGTGCAGTTCAACGTGCCGCCGAGCAATCCGGATGGGACGCTGGTGATGCCGGCGCCGCAGGACCAGTACCCGGTGGACCCCGCGAGCGTGCAGACGCGCGACACGGCCATCGGCAGCGACTGGGCCTACTTCGGCGTGTTCCCCAACAGCAATACGCACATGACGCCGGTGCAGGCCCAGGGCGAGAACCTGGCGCTGGCGGCGGTGGTGCCCAATGCGGGCGGGCAGGTGCGGGTGACGGGTTACGGTCTGGTGACCAACCCGATCCCGCTGAGCCGCAACCAGACGCAGCAGACCGGGACGGGCGCCTACGTGAGCCGCACGGGCAGCGTGCTGGGCTACGAGGTGGACACCACCGGCGGCAACTCGGGCTCGCCGATTATCGACGTGGTGAGCGGGCGGGTCATCGGCATCCACACCAATGGCGGGTGCGAGGGGCCGGGGACGAACAACGAGGGCACGAGCCTGGACAACCCCGACCTGCGGTTCGCCCTGGCCAACCCGCGCGGCGTGTGCGCCAGCGGCACCACGCCCCCGGGCGGCGGGCCCGGCGACGGCGCGATCTTCGCGGCGGGCGACGCGAGCAACAACTTCGGCGCGTTCAGCGCGGGCGGGGCGTTCGCGGCGGTGGCGCAGACGATGCCCAACATGCAGGGCATGGCCTATGACCCGGCGCAGGAGCGGTTCATCGCGGTGGACAGCAGCCGCAACGTGTACTCGATCACGCCCGATGGCGAGGTGACGCTGAACGGAACGCTAGCGGGGACAACGCAGGTGATCAGCGGCCTGGCGTACAACGCCGGGGCGCAGTCGTGCTACGGAATCGCGCAGGCGACGGGGCAGCTGTTCCAGGTGCACCTGCGGGTGCGGCTGGTGCAGGGCCTGGGCCCCGCGCGGGGCGGGAACGTGGGCGGGATCGACTTTGACCCTACGCGCAACGCGCTGTTCGGCGTGGATGATGCCTCGGGCGGGACGCGCCTGGTGCGGATCAGCGTGGTGGACGGGTCGCAGACGGTGGTGGGCCCGCTGGGCGTGAATGCCACGGACTGCAACGGGCTGGCGTTCAACCCCAACGACCAGCGGCTGTACACCGTGGATGCTCCCACGGGCCGGCTGCTGTCGATCAACCCCGATACAGGGGCCGCGAGCGTGGTGGGCACGAGCAACGGCGTGTTCGGCGCGGCGTACGGCATGGCGGCCCGCGAGGTGCAGGTGAGCAACTGCACGGCGGACTTCAACCACGACGGCGACACCGGGACCGATCAGGACATCGAGGCGTTCTTTGCGACCCTGGGCGGGAACCCCTGCCCCACGTGCGGGTCGGTGGACATGGACGGGGATGGAGACGTGGGCACCGATCAGGACATCGAGGCCTTCTTCCGCGTGCTCGGCGGGCACTCGTGCTAG